A window of Suncus etruscus isolate mSunEtr1 chromosome 4, mSunEtr1.pri.cur, whole genome shotgun sequence contains these coding sequences:
- the LOC126006901 gene encoding LOW QUALITY PROTEIN: cyclic AMP-dependent transcription factor ATF-2-like (The sequence of the model RefSeq protein was modified relative to this genomic sequence to represent the inferred CDS: substituted 1 base at 1 genomic stop codon), with the protein MKFNLYVNSARQYKDLWNMSDDKPFLCTAPGCGQRFTNEDHLAVHKHKLEMTLKFGPARNDSVIVADQTPTPTRLLKNCEVGLFNELASPLENEFKKASEDDIXKKMPLDLSPLATPIIRSKTEEPSVVETTHQNSPLPHTESTTSDKKEVPLAQTAHPTSAIVRPASLQVPNVLLTSSDSSVIIQQAVPSPTSNTVITQAPSSNRPIVSVPGPFPLLLHLPNGQTMSVAIPASITSSNMYVPTAVLLVRPVTMVPSVPGIPGPSFPQPVQSEAKLRLKAALTQQHPPVTNGDTVKGHGSN; encoded by the coding sequence ATGAAATTCAATTTATATGTGAATTCTGCCAGGCAATACAAAGATCTGTGGAATATGAGTGATGACAAACCCTTTCTATGCACTGCGCCTGGATGTGGCCAGCGTTTTACCAACGAGGATCATTTGGCTGTCCATAAACATAAACTTGAGATGACACTGAAATTTGGTCCAGCACGTAATGACAGTGTCATTGTGGCTGATCAGACCCCAACACCAACAAGATTGCTGAAAAACTGTGAAGTGGGTTTGTTTAATGAGTTGGCAAGTCCATTAGAGAATGAATTCAAGAAAGCCTCAGaagatgacatttaaaaaaaaatgcctctaGATTTATCCCCTCTTGCAACGCCGATCATAAGAAGTAAAACTGAGGAGCCTTCTGTTGTAGAAACAACTCACCAAAATAGTCCTTTACCTCACACAGAGTCTACTACAAGTGACAAAAAGGAAGTACCATTGGCACAAACTGCACATCCCACATCAGCTATCGTTCGTCCAGCATCATTACAGGTTCCCAATGTTCTGCTTACAAGTTCAGACTCAAGTGTGATTATTCAACAGGCTGTACCTTCACCAACCTCAAATACTGTAATCACCCAGGCACCATCCTCTAATAGGCCTATTGTTTCTGTACCAGGCCCATTCCCCCTTCTGTTACATCTTCCTAATGGACAAACCATGTCTGTTGCTATTCCTGCATCAATCACAAGTTCTAATATGTACGTTCCAACTGCAGTTCTACTTGTTCGACCGGTCACCATGGTGCCTAGTGTTCCAGGAATTCCAGGTCCGTCTTTCCCTCAACCAGTCCAGTCAGAAGCAAAACTGAGATTGAAAGCTGCTTTGACCCAGCAACATCCCCCAGTTACTAATGGTGATACTGTCAAAGGTCATGGGAGTAACTGA